In the Ramlibacter tataouinensis TTB310 genome, one interval contains:
- the soxZ gene encoding thiosulfate oxidation carrier complex protein SoxZ — translation MADPMRIRAQAQEGNALVRVLMSHEMETGQRRDASGKVIPAWHIIEVSVAHNGKNVMTAEWGPAVAKNPFLQFTVKNAKAGDKIAVSWKDNKGDSRTDEATVS, via the coding sequence ATGGCAGATCCGATGCGCATCCGCGCCCAGGCCCAGGAGGGCAACGCACTCGTGCGAGTCCTCATGAGCCACGAGATGGAAACCGGCCAGCGCCGAGATGCAAGCGGCAAGGTCATTCCGGCCTGGCACATCATCGAGGTGAGCGTTGCCCACAACGGCAAGAACGTGATGACGGCCGAATGGGGCCCGGCGGTGGCCAAGAACCCTTTCCTGCAATTCACCGTCAAGAACGCCAAGGCCGGCGACAAGATCGCGGTGAGCTGGAAGGACAACAAGGGCGACAGCCGCACCGACGAGGCAACTGTTTCCTAA
- the soxA gene encoding sulfur oxidation c-type cytochrome SoxA — MRTVRTSLMLGVGLMAGSAAWAQKSTTEAIEEYRAMLADGNPAELFEAKGEELWKQRRGPKAASLERCDLGKGPGVVKGAFVELPRYFADTGKVQDLESRLVTCMERLQGFNAAEIAKTPFGRGEMANVTALATWIAAASKGMAFNLPQAHPMERTFYEAGKRMFFMRGGTHDFSCASCHGEEGKRIRLQELPNLTRSPGDGVGFAAWPAYRVSNGQMWSMQLRLNDCFRQQRFPYPEFGSDALTALSTYLGVNAKGAKSAAPTLKR, encoded by the coding sequence ATGAGGACCGTGCGCACATCGTTGATGCTGGGCGTCGGCCTGATGGCGGGGAGCGCCGCATGGGCGCAGAAATCCACCACCGAGGCCATTGAGGAATACCGCGCCATGCTGGCGGACGGCAATCCTGCCGAGCTGTTCGAAGCCAAGGGCGAGGAGTTGTGGAAGCAGCGGCGCGGGCCCAAAGCCGCGTCGCTCGAACGCTGCGATCTGGGCAAGGGCCCGGGGGTTGTGAAAGGCGCATTCGTGGAGCTGCCGCGCTACTTTGCCGACACCGGCAAGGTGCAGGACCTCGAGTCGCGTCTGGTCACCTGCATGGAGCGGCTGCAGGGCTTCAACGCGGCGGAAATCGCCAAGACGCCGTTTGGCCGCGGCGAGATGGCCAACGTCACGGCCCTGGCCACCTGGATCGCTGCCGCATCCAAAGGCATGGCCTTCAACCTGCCGCAGGCGCATCCCATGGAGCGCACGTTCTACGAGGCGGGCAAGCGCATGTTCTTCATGCGTGGCGGCACGCATGACTTCTCCTGCGCCTCCTGCCACGGCGAGGAGGGGAAGCGGATCCGGCTGCAGGAACTGCCCAACCTCACCAGAAGCCCCGGCGACGGCGTCGGCTTCGCGGCGTGGCCCGCCTACCGCGTCTCCAACGGCCAGATGTGGAGCATGCAACTGCGGCTCAACGACTGTTTCCGCCAGCAGCGCTTCCCCTACCCGGAGTTCGGAAGCGATGCACTGACCGCCCTGAGCACCTACCTGGGCGTCAATGCCAAGGGCGCCAAGTCGGCCGCTCCCACCCTCAAGCGCTGA
- the soxX gene encoding sulfur oxidation c-type cytochrome SoxX: MKTPRSGGAAALVAALTVGCAALGGGSSADQLAADMVKASFRSEGIAKVERVTGIDETLQACNAADVVGKPLDPAIAKRLEEANLKTVKWPSDGKFLGDWKQGEAIAQSGRGLTWTDAANTVNGGNCYNCHQISKEEISFGTLGPSLYNYGKLRGVADPGSTAARPVVEYTWGKIWNAKAYNACSNMPRSGHMGNLNEQQIRHLMALLLDPQSPVNK; encoded by the coding sequence ATGAAGACACCGCGTTCCGGTGGGGCCGCCGCCCTCGTGGCGGCGCTGACGGTCGGCTGCGCCGCCCTGGGGGGCGGTTCCTCGGCGGACCAGCTGGCTGCGGACATGGTCAAAGCCTCGTTCCGCAGCGAAGGCATCGCCAAGGTGGAGCGGGTGACCGGCATCGACGAAACGCTGCAGGCCTGCAACGCCGCCGACGTGGTCGGCAAGCCGCTCGACCCGGCGATCGCCAAGCGCCTCGAGGAAGCCAACCTCAAGACCGTGAAGTGGCCCTCGGACGGCAAGTTCCTTGGCGACTGGAAGCAGGGGGAGGCCATTGCCCAGAGCGGCCGGGGCCTGACCTGGACCGACGCGGCGAACACGGTCAACGGCGGCAACTGCTACAACTGCCACCAGATCTCCAAGGAGGAAATCTCCTTCGGCACCCTCGGCCCCAGCCTGTACAACTACGGCAAGCTCAGGGGTGTCGCCGACCCGGGCAGCACCGCGGCCAGGCCCGTCGTCGAGTACACCTGGGGCAAGATCTGGAACGCCAAGGCCTACAACGCCTGTTCCAACATGCCGCGCTCGGGCCACATGGGCAACCTCAACGAGCAGCAGATCAGGCATCTGATGGCGCTGCTGCTCGACCCGCAGTCACCCGTCAACAAGTAG